GTGACTGGAGCCACAGCTTGAATGATTGAACTGCTTGGGATCAAATGTAAAATTAATTCTTCTCAACAGAATCAGAATACAGTGAATGAAAATCTAAATAGCAGGTTCTGGAACTACTTAATAGAAAGTGCAGGAAACACTCACCAGGTTAAGTAGTGTATGTGGAGACAGAAATGCAGTTAACAAGCTTTGTCAGAAATGAAACTGCATTTGTGCAGTATGTTTTTTAGTGAAAGTTATTTTTGAAATTACCTGAATTTTGATGAATGTTTGAGTGAATAAGCTGACCACTGGTCACATCGTTGCATGATGCAAGTAGAGCTTCTGTGTTGTCGCTGTCGATTGAAGTTAAAGAACGACTGCTGGTGGATCTTTCTGTGAATCCATCTGTGGGTGGAAAGCCCAATAACACACTCTAAGAATTTGCACTGGAATACTTTGGAAACACAATATCATGGAATTGAGGGAATTAAAAGTAGTTTTGGTTTATTCAGtgggcatcaggttggagactgctCTTTAAGGTTTATAATGGCATGAATCTCTGCAAATGCTGTACTCTAGTTGAGGCAGAGATCTCAAGAAACCCTGAGAACTATGTAAATAAGTCAAAAGATCACAGCTGCAGACTTGTCCCAAAAGGCCTGattttggaaaaaaaatgcaTCAAATTGGCTTGCAAATAAGGTTGAAGTCATTATCTCCTGCTTGAAATGTTGAAAATGTTGATTTGTGTATGTgtgcggtggtgggggggggataagAGGGGTGATTTAATGGGCACCATGGTAATGTTTTTCTTTGTTGTTTTGGTTAGTACATGATATATGATCTATTTCTTGAACTTTGCCAACAAGAATCGTGACGTGTTCTCATTTAAATTTTGAATTAGCCATGTTTTCTTCCAGAATAAGTTAAGTGTTCGATTGTTCATAATCCTTTTTTTTTGGATGAGATGTTAATTAAGGGTATCTGTAAATAGTACCCTTGCAGTGTTTTGCAGAATATTTGGCGAGAGATGATTGATGCTGGATTAGTAGTTACCTACATGTAAAATTGATAAAACAGATTATCTGTACCACCTTAAGCAGTTTTATTTTATCACCTTGGTTTGTAGTATTTGGCTGTTATTTGAAATAATGCAATAGTGTTCAAATTGCATAAGTACTTCACTTGCTGAATGCACTCGAAGAAAGTGCAGTAAGGATGTGAAAGGTTCTGTACAAAGGCAGTCCTATTCAGAGGTAAATCAGACTGTTAATGCATTTCAGCTGAAACTCATCTGAACTCAAACTGACAGTATAAAAGCTCTAAATTTTATGATACAACTGCTTTGGAGTTATGATGGTAAAAGTGAAATCTTGCATGCCGTCTCTGGGATATTCTAAATGTTAGTTTCTAAATGTTAAGCCAATTAGTTTTAATTCAATGGAAGCTCAAATTATAACTTCTAATGTTTACATAATTATGTATTTACTGTTGCAGTCAGACATTCCTTTGTATGTTCAGAAGTCTTGGATGTCTGGAGCTGATTTTCCACTAACAGCATATTCATTTCtgattttattagttttaaatacAGCATAAATAATATGAAGCAACATTTAACTTACCATCACAAGATTTAAGCCGCTGATCTGAAATCATTTTTTTCTCATTTGATTTGATTGGACCAATTTTGTCTTCAATATTGAAATATTCAAAGCTGTGaaatttggaaaataaatggacATAGTTGGTTAATATATTTTATTTCAATTAGCGAACAACATCAAACACGCAAGTTTGACCTGTTGTAATCCAGTATAGTTTTATCAACAGTCTGTCTTGGAGACCCAATCAGACAGATAACCGTATCTAAGTGAGATATTTACTCTGGATATCTGACCAGTCATCCAAGCTGTAATGTTAATGCTATTATGCTTTGATTGTACTCATGTACCAAGTGGTTTCTGGTCTGACTAATATCAACCTCATTGTATTAACATTCAGAGTGAATCAAAGTGGCAAGATATGGTTGTTCTGAGTATTATACTCATACCTGATTTGTGAAGGTGAAGAGATGCAATGCAAGCGGGATGGCACGGAAGACATTTTCTGTAACATGGTCTCACTTTCTTTTGCACACATTTGTCTCTCTGTGCCTGAAATTGTCCTGTTCCCTAGAAGTCCAAacataaacaaaataaaagatTACACGTGTAATCATAGATCAATGTACATGGAACCAACATGTTCAAATCAGTTCATATTTTTTATAGCGCTGATCTGGATTTGTTCTGCCAATCTGGAACAGGATGGACTTCAGTGGACATTCACAAACAAGCAATGCAGAAGGAAATCAAAATACTGTGGAAGTAATTTAGGCTTTTGGAGAACAATACTTTAAAATGCTctagagtggaataaacagttgatgtttccagcTAAGACAACTTTATCAGGACTgccaatcttgatgaagggtctcggcccaaaatgtcatctgtttattACCCtgcgttgatgctgcctgacttgctgaattcctccaggaaTTTGTGAGTttttctggatttctagcatctgtagaataTCTTGTATTGAGAGATTTAATAAGCTTCTTGTTGCAAAAAAAAGTGTATGTGTGCTTATTGATATGTTGGAGTAAAAGAGCATAAATATCGTCAGATCTTGTATATGTTGCCGATAATTTAAATTTGGTTTGGCAGATGCATTGAGCTGTAGGAGGTGTCTGTGtgcagtttgcacattttccctagactgtatggatttctttcttcccaaagatgtacaggtttacACATGGAGTGTGTTCATGGTGATAGTCTTGAAGAACAGTTGATGGGTATATGGTAAAATTGCTCTGTGAAAATAATTTGGatggaatgggattgagagagtgaAAATTGTTttgtaataaataaaattaaaagtacTAAACTGAGATCGGGGGAAAGGTAAAAAAAGAAAATGAGTGAAACCAATGTAAGAAGTTGAAATTTGGAAATCACTGATACAATTTCTTTGTCATTTAATGGTGTTTAAGTTATCTAAATGTGCACTGTTGATGGCTATTATTTGAGACTGTGATGCGGTCTTGACTAGGAATGGCAATTAGGAATATTATTTTTACTGAGCCACAAGCAGATATGTTTGTCGCATATACACCTTGAGCATAGAGATTTGATGCAAAAGGTGAATTTCTGTGACACTCTCCAAGCAGTTAGCAGTGTTTCTGTATTGGTAAACTGGAAGAATTTGTCCATTAAGCATGAACTGGAAATGCCTTTGGCTGCGAGGCTAAAGGATATGTTTTCCAATGTTGATTCAATGACCTGAGCATAAAGTTTCATACATTGCTGAAACACTGGAGATGCTGTTTGTTACAGGCCATGCATGATTTCTCAGTGGAGCGGGAAAATTGTTCACCTTATGATGGACACTGTTATTGTTTTGCCAAACAGTGCTCAAGCTTATTGGTAATAATTTATCAATTGAATGTCATGTTTCTTCTTTCATAGAATTGACTAGCATTCAGAGATTTAATTGATTGGTATTCTGGGATCTGACACCATGAAAATCAGTTTCCCTTGCAATTCGTTTCCTAAAATTGAATCATAGATTCAGTTTGTACACAACATATAACATTCCTACTAATCCCTGTGTCTTGGTTTACATGGTATAACCTCTCGTGTCAATAGCTTTGAAGTTAGAACAAGTCAGTTTTTAACTCATACCTTTTATTGTGATTTCTGAGCTCAACATCTTTCCTTTGAATTGTTCTTTTGGTAACcatttgttttgttgtttaagaTCCCACAGGATTTCTTTAAGTTGATGGTTTTCTTCATCAAGTGTGTGGTTCATTTCTCTGAGTTTCCGAGACTCATTCCTCAGTTGTTGGATTTGTTCCAGTAAGTCAGCTGTATTGTACTTTACAGTGTTCTGGGACGCAGCGGAACACAATTTGTTAAACTGCAAATTTCAGAAGCAGAGGAAATTGGAGAAGCAATTTGATCAAGTTTGTATTAGTTTCTCAGTCTttgaaatacaaaaatctgactAGGGAAATCTGAAATTGCTGCTAGGTAGCATTCTTGCATTTCAAATATCAATGCATAATCACTATAAAAGATCAGCTGTTTTTATTTGTTGGTCTTTGCCTATTAGAAAACAGTAACTTTTTTAGATCAAACTCATAGTAGTCTTCTGACGTGTTTATGCAGAGTACATCTTCTGTTTTGTTTCATTGATTAGTGCCAAATGTTCACATTTATATTTTCTGAATGTCCAAGGCACATGTCTAGAGTTAGTCACATATGAAGTTGAAGTACATACACCTGTGTGGTCATAATAGAATGTGAACTTCACTTCAGAATGTCACTGTACATCTTATGCTCCAAGTACAGCTGAAGTTTTGCTTTGCAAAAATAAACTACACATGCTGAGGAACAACATTCTTAATGATAATTTACATCTCTGTAAAACTTCATCAGCCTAAAATGTCAATTTACTGTAACATATTTGAAAATTCATAAAGTTGTAATAAAGgattagcccaaaatgtcaaccgtttattcccctccattgacgctgcctgacttgctaggttcctccagcattttgtgtgtgtgtactcaagatttctagcatctgcagaatctcctaagTCACAATCAGTATAGTGTTCGATTTGTAAAGTTGCAGCAAAGATGAGAAACACTGAATTTGCAGCACGTGCGGGAAAATAATCAGTTGCTCGAGCTACACAAATCGGAAATATAATTTGATTTTTTTCGTAACATTTTAGCTGGAACGGTGCTCAATGGTTTGCTGAATTTACAATATATTTACCTGTTGAAACTTGCACATGCTCACAGTTCTAATCTTGTTGAGAAATTTTATCTGGTGATTAAACTGCCTTATAGAAGGCAAATTGGGCAATGATGTATAACCATCATTACATAATTTGATTTCAATTAATGGATTAAAAATTGTAATGAAATTGGTTGTAGTGAAATTAATTGTATGTACTTAAAAGGTGAGATGAGCTGAGTTTACATTGTGAAATGAGGCACTTTATAACAGGTAGGTTATAAACAAAACTGCTATTTTCCATCAAAGTATCTGTAATAAAATAGTAGCCCAAATATTTGAATAATTTTGCAAGTTGAGCACCTTATTTTTGAAATAGTCGCTCTCTTGCTTGACCAGTTGCAGCTCTCCTGCATGTTTTGCTTTTAGTTCGGCTATCTCGTGCCTGAGTTGGGAGATTTCTTCATCAGCTTTGGTGAGTTCATTGATTGTGCTGTCATTAGCGTCTTGGAGATCATTGAGATGACATTTAAGGTGTTCTTAAGGAAGAAAGAATTCAGTTAAAACGTGCTGTAAGAAAATCAGTGCTATAAAGAAGAAGGCAGTTTTCACAAACACTTGTTACTGAGTGTACTCGGTGTTGTTTCTCTTGAATCTGCGTCTACAACTTCCAGCTGGAACTTGACAGATTTAAAGTTTATTTCTCTACCTTTTGATACATTTGGAATTTGTTTTAAAGGAGAATAATTTCATAAATGTTGCTGACTGGCTGTGAAATGAATTAGAACTTTACTGTATGCATGTTAATTAAAAGTGAAGGCCAGTCTGAAGCATTGTAAAAGAAAACAGGTTTTGCTTGTGTCAGTCACAGCTGAATCTTGGTCCTGATGCTGTACAATGCTGGAGCTGTGCAACCTCTGTTCTGCTTTTAGAATTactttgtttcctcccacatttccaaagatgtatggttaaagttagtaagttgtgggcatgcaatattggtgccagaagtatggcaacacttgcagctgCCCAGCGCAGTCCTCACTGGTTTGAtttaacaacacatttcactgtatgttttgatgccaATCCTTAAAGAAACAAAGCACACTTTAAGTATTGCAGATTCGGGAGAGGTTCAAATATCATTCACTGCAAGTGATATTTTAAATTGACATTTGAGCataaattaatattttaattGCAACTGAATTATATTTTGCAGAATTCAATGCTTGATCTTTGcatgtccaagaacagcatttagTTGGAACACCGATGAAATGGTGAATGAGAGCTCTCTCCCTTCTTCTGGCCCTTttccttctcattgttaccccaCTATCACTACTCAAGAGTACATACAAAACTTCCTTACCTATATGTTGCCTCAGTGCAGGTGCCACCATTGTAGTGTAAAACTCAT
The sequence above is a segment of the Hypanus sabinus isolate sHypSab1 chromosome 4, sHypSab1.hap1, whole genome shotgun sequence genome. Coding sequences within it:
- the LOC132393204 gene encoding uncharacterized protein LOC132393204 isoform X5 — protein: MKNTGETRDEFYTTMVAPALRQHIEHLKCHLNDLQDANDSTINELTKADEEISQLRHEIAELKAKHAGELQLVKQESDYFKNKFNKLCSAASQNTVKYNTADLLEQIQQLRNESRKLREMNHTLDEENHQLKEILWDLKQQNKWLPKEQFKGKMLSSEITIKGNRTISGTERQMCAKESETMLQKMSSVPSRLHCISSPSQISFEYFNIEDKIGPIKSNEKKMISDQRLKSCDDGFTERSTSSRSLTSIDSDNTEALLASCNDVTSGQLIHSNIHQNSGSMLDLDGLSEDDTSLPNQNNPHQQFQIAHGSSSNLCKPVTSPPDFHSSCLNRNTTSRSLVDKAALPRRPFAPRSIADLKIGHLVKFSRPAGKIGKGVIKYLGHLPGRQEAYMGVELEGTEVGQHNGTFEGVRYFMCKKNKGVFVNFSKVIMAWD
- the LOC132393204 gene encoding uncharacterized protein LOC132393204 isoform X4, translating into MKPQVRPVENWRVGNGIPLLKKGTKENAGNYRQNTGETRDEFYTTMVAPALRQHIEHLKCHLNDLQDANDSTINELTKADEEISQLRHEIAELKAKHAGELQLVKQESDYFKNKFNKLCSAASQNTVKYNTADLLEQIQQLRNESRKLREMNHTLDEENHQLKEILWDLKQQNKWLPKEQFKGKMLSSEITIKGNRTISGTERQMCAKESETMLQKMSSVPSRLHCISSPSQISFEYFNIEDKIGPIKSNEKKMISDQRLKSCDDGFTERSTSSRSLTSIDSDNTEALLASCNDVTSGQLIHSNIHQNSGSMLDLDGLSEDDTSLPNQNNPHQQFQIAHGSSSNLCKPVTSPPDFHSSCLNRNTTSRSLVDKAALPRRPFAPRSIADLKIGHLVKFSRPAGKIGKGVIKYLGHLPGRQEAYMGVELEGTEVGQHNGTFEGVRYFMCKKNKGVFVNFSKVIMAWD